The genomic stretch CATTAGTGGTAGCAAGTCCTGAGAGTCAGGCAGAGCTTGAAATTGAAATACTGAAGACATGCTAAGAGACGTTGTTTTGGATTAAGAGAGTTAAACCTGCTTTAAGCCTGCATAGAGAGTAGCAGAACTGCAGAAATGTGCTTAGTAATTAGGATTCTTAATACCATCTTTCATAGCAGAGGCTTGCACCAATGCCACTATTATGATTAAGAGTCGTATTTAATTACGGGAACTTTTATTAAATTTCTCAATTTCTCAGTGTCCTTAATTTACATCTAGTTGTCTTCCATATTGGCAGCAAGAATTCCAGCAAATCTTCCGTCTTCGCCCTCTCTCCCTATCCCCAGATTCTGCTTACTCTAAACCTGCTCGGAATCTGGGCTTTGGCATGGATCACGTGGCAGAGCGGTGGTCGCAGCCTCGCCCAGTAGGCAGAAGGACAGTgtggcaggagaggagaagTGTTTAGCTCCTTAGATTGAGGAAGAACAAGTTCAATGTTAACTTGCAGCATGCATTAGCCTAAACTTTAGTTGAGACGCAGTACCTGTTCAGGCTTAAAACTAACTGAACTCGGATGCAGTTGGTGGTGCAGGGGACGTGGGAGAAGGGCTTCATCGTTgcttgctggctgctgcttctctttagCTGGGTTAGAAGTAGTCACCACCATCTGCGGTAGCAGTAGGGTGTCAGGTTTTGAAATGGAGCTTTGCTTTTTGAACTTGAAACAACTATACTTCAGCCTGCCCGTGCAGTGAGGTTTTGGGGAAGGATGTTAGTTCTTTCTGCGGGTAACTTTGGACCAAGGGTTCCATTATAAAGTACATAAGTGGGTGCAGGAGTCACAGCCTTCTGGGTTCTGCTTTGCCAACGTTGCCCCCTCATGGTTCAGTTTACATTTTTTGAATCGAGTATTGCTTGAAAGACAGGCTCGTtagttaattaaaatacatattcagGCAGCAGTATTCTTGGTTTTTTGAAAGGGAATTAAGGGAATTTAAGATTGTCTTCTCCAGCGTGTCTTTTCACGAAGGAAGCTTTTGGCTGTCCAGGGAAGATGGTGAAGCTGACTCTACAAAGCCAGGGTCTAATAACTCTGTGCAGTCAGTCTGAGGTGCTGCAGTTTAATAGCTGCGAGATCGCAGGAAAAACTTCCTTGCTACATCTTCATCTCTGCTGAACCTGACAGTACGAGCTTTTAGCCAATaaacaacccaacccaaaccaaaaagctaCTCAGAATGAGCTGACAGCAAACCTGCAAGCCACTTCAAGCTTCTGAACAGCCGTAATAGGATAGTTTAACCACCAGCCTGGGTAGGATCACCTCAAAAGTGGAAAACTACCATTTCTGCATACctcttcagttctgctttttgcCCATTTCTTCTGTATGAGAAGGTAGATAATTGCAAGAACTGAAAGCAGCTGCTTATCTTAACGTGTTAGACGGAGGTGTTTGTTCCTGAGGCCGTGCATGGGGGGAGGGAGCGGCATCGGGTTGTGAATTTGCGCCTCTGTCGTGCGTGCAGATGATTCTGGAAGCTTACTCCGctgcctttttccctttctccccagggTATGGACAAGACTTGAGTGGTTTTGGACAAGGTTTCTCtgatcccagccagcaaccCCCTCCCTACGGAGGCCCCTCGGTGCAACCATCAAGTGGCCCGCCTGCAGGAGGAAGTGGTTTTGGACGAGGACAGAACCATAACGTGCAAGGATTTCACCCCTACAGGCGCTAGCGTGGGCTGGCAATCAGGGAATTCTGTCCACACAGGGATGTCTGGTACCAGCTGAACCCAGGAATCCCAGACTTCTGAACTTGTGACAATCACATACTTGATGGAAGAAAAACCtaacaacatatttttttttttgggggggggtgggggaagatgGCTTCTGAAGGCAAAGCTGTGGGTGTTTGGactgcagtttttaaatattttcctttctctaacCCATCagcacaaataaagaaaatgtcactgGTTCAAACTACAgggttttaaaaatgtcttcagcTTTAATTCAAAacttcaggtttcttttttttgaaattatttttcctgagcCTTTGTTTTACCGTATATTGTAAActtttatgtttaaaagaaaaatatatacatttacaGATTGTGaaatttttaagagaaattttCTACTATGTATgctggcttattttttaatttaaaacagggTTTCCGTTAGCACTGTTGGAAGTGAGGGTAAGCTGCAACCCCCTTACTCCTGACATTAGTGGTGGGGCGGGTGGTTCAGAAACTCTGGGAGTTAAAAGAAATCTACTGAGTGTATTTTGCTGTTGTTACCTGACGGTATAGAACTGGTAACAAGGCGGGTGCAGACTTGTCGACGCACAGAGTCACTTACGAAGCGCAGTGTTAGAGCTGCGCTTCGAATGCTTTCAAATCCTCTGTGGATTTCGTTAGGGGTTAACGGAGGCCTTGTTAAGATGTAGATTTCCCTCAGGCAAAAGGTTTAGGTGCATTTTGCACTAACCAGTGATTACCCCTGGTTTGAATAAAGAGAAGTACATTTGGATTAGAAACACAAGCctgtctccatttttttttatcttttttgcttttgacaaAAAAAGTTTCTTGTGAATTTGTGTGTTCATGAGAAATCAATTGGCAGCCTTGAAAATCACGTCTTAACATCAGTATACAGGCTTAACGCTGTGCCTCAATGGACTGTTAAACTACTAGCAGTGGAATTAAGGCAGCAGTTCATGCCCACCCAGCTCTTGCCCTCTTCACGAGAGGATCGGCTGTGCTGGTGAGGGGTCTGGGCTGGCGCTGCCGGATTTGCTTTGTAGAGGCTGAAGAGCTCAGCTCTTGTTGGCTCTGACCTGGCTTGGATTTGACACCGAATCTCCTAAACCTGTCGCCAGagctgcggcggggccgcgcgcggGGTTGATGGCGGCGCCGGGCTCGGGTTGAACGCTGCTCTTCATCTGACCTTGAAGGCTGCAAGGCGCTGTGAAAAACGTGTTCTTACAAGCTGCGAGGAGTGCGTTGTCGCTTATCCCGCGGATTTGTGCGCCTCCAGGAGAGTGCCCCTCGTCTCTCTTTCCCCGCTTCTGAAATCCAGAGGTAATTTGCTGGTGATGCCATCTCCTAGTGCTTACTCGGGGCTCACGTTCCTAATTCCTGCCCTGATGCAGCAAGCGTACTCTCGCTACCTCAGATTGATGATCCGGGTacctgctttttgggggggggtttcTCTGTAACCACCAAGAGCAGGGTAAAATGTGGATTTACAAGCATCTCACTGTGTAGATGAGTGTCCGTAACTATCTGACCTGCATCTTGTAGAATCGCGCTTTGGCGTTTGTCTCATTTAAACGCGGGGTTAAGCCCGTGGGAAATGAACTGTCCTAGCATGGTGGATGAGCCCTGCGCTGTGACGTGGGTCGCTGGTTGTCCGTCCTCTATCCGTGAGTCCGAGGCAAGCTGCTGTGCCAAAACCAAATCTTATCCGAGGGGCCTTCTCCCAGGGGTTGCGTACTGCTGGGCTCGTTCGTCTTCTCTGCTCTTGTTAATCGCTGCTAATGGGGCTTAACTCTTCAGGAGTGGATAGCAGCGCTGCTACAAGCTTGGGAGACTCTTTGCGGGAGCAGACGCGGCGTTGCCTCCGCACAACGTGAAATTTGGGATGCGCTGGGGTGTATCCGTGGCACTGGAGGTCGCTGGGTGGCTCTCGGAAGGACTTTGATCAGTTCAGAGGTTTTCTGTGGTTGCACGTTTGGTTCGTACCCGTTCCGCTCGCTGTGAGTCCTCGTGGCTCTGCTCCTCGCTCGGTTACTTCCCTGAGCCCAAAGCGTGCGGTGCTTCCCTGCCAGAACGGGAGCTGCTCCTTCCGTGTTCCGTTTGTGCGGGGGTAACTCCACGCTCTGCCTTCCGCCCGGTGCGACCGCTTGGATTTCCTTGTTGAGGTTTGGTTTGTAATTTATTGCTCCGTGAAACACACCGTGGAAAGTGGTATAATGCCAAACCGTGGCCCTTCGGCGGcatgcagaagggaaggaaggaagaaggctCTGCCGCCTTTCAAGCTCTTCCTGAGTAAAAAGTTTCGGAGATGGATGATACCTTCTGGGCAAAACCAGCTCTTCCAGCTTAGCGCAGGCCAGTGCCTGCCCAGGGATGAATGCCGTGGGCCTGTGCCAGGTGAGCCAGCGCCGGCCTGCCCACTGCGAGCAGGACGGGGTCGGAGGCTGGTGCAGCGCCATGTCCTCGGGACGGAGGAGGCACCTTGGGCGACAGCCCAGTGCCACCGCGGGGTAGCTTTGTCGGCCGTTCTGCTCTCCGGCCGTGCCTGCGCCGTCTGTCCTGGCGTCAAAGCTCCGCTGGGAGCCTGAGCTGGAAAAGCCACCCGGCTGGGGCAGGAAGCAGGGAGGCAGCGGAGGTGAAGGTCCGTCGCTGAAGGACGAAGGCTGCTGGTgatggctggagcagggctgggtgacGGACGCTGGGAGCCCACCCGGTGTGGCGGTGGGGCCCGTGTGTCCTGCCCTGAAGGTGACTGTGGGGTCCCGccttggggcagcgggggggaGCGGCTTCACCCAGGCACCGCAACCGGCGCGCTCATCCGTGCTGCTGTGGGCTCCTGCTCCGCCCTGCAGCCGTCCTCTGTTACACCCGCTCCTCCACATTCCTGCGCGGCGCGGCCCCTTTAAGGGAAGTGAGGGCGGAAGCGCTGCCCGAggctgcggggggcggggcttctCGCCCCTTCCGCCCCGTCGCCGCTCTCGCGAGATCCGCCGCTTCCGGCGCAAGCGCGGCCCTTTCCGAGGAGACCCGGCCAAGATGGTGGGCGCGGGCGGGGGTGCCGGCGGCTGCAATCGGGCTCCATCCTCCGCCGGGGGCGGCTTCCCGGGGCCGGAGGCGCCGCTGCCGCCGAGGGCGGCGCGGCCTCTTcgcgggggggcgggcggctgATGGCCCCTGGGCCCTGCCGGGGCTGTGGCTGCCCCAGCCGGGCTGGGCCCTAGGCCGGGCTGGGCCCCAGCCCGGTtccccggggccggcggtgcTGAGGGTCGCGGGGCGCTGGCCCCGGGGGGGTCCGGGCCGCCTGTGGGGCTGCGGCGGAGGGGCAGCCGGGGCGACTTGGGCGCCCTGCGGAGCGCGGTGCCCGCGGCCTTGCCGTGTGCGGGGGCGGTGAACGCGGGTCCCGGCCGCCCTgacaccccctccctccctccctggtgCTGCAGGCGGAGGTggagcagaagaagaaaagaacctTCCGGAAATTCACCTACAGAGGGGTGGACCTGGACCAGCTCCTCGACATGTCCTAGTAAGAGCCgtcagcggggccggggctggggctgttcCCGTTCCCCCTGCTCGGGCTGCGTTAACACAACTGCAGGGCCCCGTGTTTGGGGTGGTTCTGCAGTTTCTCTGGGCTGTTTGACATCCCCGAGTGGGTAACGCTGCTGGGGCGGGGTCCCCGGGGAGCTCCCTGTGGGCTGCGCTCCAGGCTCGGTCTCTCCATCCTTTCCAGCGAGCAGCTGATGCAGCTGTACAGCGCCCGACAGCGCCGGCGTCTCAACCGGGGGCTGCGCCGCAAGCAGCACTCCCTGCTGAAGCGCCTGCGCAAGGCCAAGAAGGAGGCACCGCCCATGGAGAAGCCGGAGGTGGTGAAGACCCATTTACGGGACATGATTATCCTCCCCGAGATGGTGGGCAGCATGGTGGGCGTGTACAACGGCAAGACCTTCAACCAGGTGGAAATCAAGGTGAGGAGTCACAGAGGAGCTGCATCCGGATCCAAGCTGAGCATCCTGAATGTGGCTGCGTTAAGTTTTGAGCGCCTTGTgtagctctgctcctgccctgggtCTGATGGGGAGGTCGAGGCTCCTGCCTGGAGCAAAGCCGGCCCTGACGGACACCCCAAAATGTCCGTCCTGCGGGTGGGCTGCTCGCGGCAGGGTCTCGAGGCCTCATGAGGCGTTGGCGTGCCTCCGCAGTAACGAAATATCGCGGCTGTTGCGAGCGCGTGTGCGCTGCCGGCTCAGGACCGCCAGCGACGTGGGCTTGCGGTCTGTGCCCCCGCGTCGCCGCCTCCAACGCAgatctctcctttctcttccagccCGAAATGATCGGTCACTACCTGGGGGAATTCTCCATCACTTACAAGCCGGTGAAGCACGGTCGGCCCGGTATCGGTGCCACCCATTCCTCCAGGTTCATTCCTCTGAAGTAACGAAGCACTGCGGGGAGCCTTTTCTACCTGtaaataaagaaatttctcccagtGTCTCTCTCCTGGCAGTTCCCAGGGCTTGCGGGCTCGTGTTTGGGGCGCTGCGTGGGCTGGGGCATGGGCGACCGCAACTCTTCAGCCTTGGTCACGATTTGATGTTTTCCTGAAGATTTCGCCCTGTTTTTTTGGCGCTCCTCTTTGGTAAAGATGGCGCAGCAAACGCTTCTCTTCGAGTGGGTTTTACCACGTTCATGAAATTCCTCGTGCTTGGCCGGGAAGCAGCCAAGGGCCAAACGTGGTTTTGTGGCCCTGGGGACGCACCCAAGCCGCAGCTGGGAGGCGAATTGAGGGGTGGGTGGGTTCCCACTGCTTCCCAACCAGCCGCTCtcctggggtggtggggtggaaGCTGCCAAGGACGCACCAGGGGCCGCTGAGATCGCAAACGATGATTTTTCTCATCTTAAATTTGGGATTCCGTGGGCTTTTGGCAGGATGGCGGCTCAGAGCGGCTGGTTGAGCTGGTGGTTTCTGGCTTGGGAGGAGCGGTTCCCTCCGCCGCTCCAGGGGAGAAGCTGCTCTTCAGGATGGGGCGGACGATCCGGGGTGGATGATCCCGGGTGGATGATCCCGGGTGGATGATCTGGTCCAGCCCAGAAGCTGCCCCAGGGCCTGGGCCGAGCCCAAGGAAACCCGGCCAGCGCCTGGTGCCGAGAGCTGGTGCCGGTGCCGCGGGGGAACGGGGACGGCCACGCCAGCTGCGCTGGTGTCCCCAGCTCTGAGGAGCCTTTTCGGGTGGCGCCAAGTCTCTGGTGCGGAGCCGCGGCATTGCCGCGCTCCCCAAAGCCATTGCCGGAGGGGCCGGTTGTCGCCGTCCCCGCTGCTCCTGGCACGTTTGTCCCGGTTTTGCTCCCTGACCCCGGCTGCGTGTTGGCACCGACAACGCCAGCCTGCCCCGGCACGCCTCGAGCGTCGCGGTGATGGGCGTTGGCACGAGCTGCGCTTGGAAAACCTCGCGGCCTTCGGGCGGGCGGTGATGCAGCCACGGCGTCCCGCTGCTGGAGACGGTGGCAAACGCGCTGATGGTCTCACCCCGCTTTTACCGGCACCGCACAGCCACGCCTTTGCCGTGCGAGGCCTCGGCACTGGGGAGCCGCTGGGCCTGGCACCGGCGCCGGGCTCCGGTTGGATCTGCCCaggcggcagcgggggctgtgccagggggGCTTTGGGTCGCACCAGGCGCGGGGGGCAGTTTCGGCTCGTCCCTGCCGCCGGCCCCAAGGGTGTTGCGGGGTCTCGGGGCTGGCACCAGCCCTCGGCCCGCTCCCCGGTGATGCCGCGGCACGGCCGGGGCTGTTTGTCCTTTTGGGAAGGTCACCGGGGGCCGGGTCCCTTTTGTCGGTGACCTTGGCGGCCGTGGTTGACCGCGACGTCGTCGTGACGGGGCTGGGGTCGCTCTGTGTGGCGGGGGCCATGTGTGCACCCGGGCGGTGCCGGGAGGGCGATGCCGGGAGGGCCAGGACCCCCCAGCCGGGTGCCGGGCGGCGGTGCCGCGGCGTGCCTGGTGCCGTGGTGCGCGGCACAGCCCGGGGCAGCAGGACCAGGCCTGGGGCTGGATGCGGCCCCTGGTTGCGCCCAGCCGGGCCCTGCTCGATGCTCCCGGGCCGAGTGGGGGATCCCCCGCGGGGGGCTGGCGGCCGGGGGGGTTCCGCTCGTCCCGGGGTGATGCCGAGCTCAGCCCCGCACCGGGCTCGGCCCCGCACCGGGCAGGAtgcggccgcccccggggctgatccccccgggccgggggctggggcagcccctgcgaaCGCTGCCGCTTTGGGGGGGCTGGAAAAGAGCcccgggggagggcggggggaaCCTCCACGGAGCAGCTGGGGggccccttctcccccctccccggcccaaaccggggggctgcggggagcccccGGCTGCCGCCCTCTAACGGCGGCGGCGCCGCTGGAAAATCCcggccgggagcggcgggggggggcgggggcgggatGCGGCTGCTCGGGGCTGCGCCGGCTCCGCTCCCAGCTCCGCTCCCAgctccgccgcgccgccggggaTGAGGTAcggccgcgctgcccccggccccccccagcaccccccggccccccccggctccccccggccccccccggctccccccggccccccccgcccccccccccgggggtcccggcggcTCCGGCTGCTGCAGCCGCCGGGGATTTGGGGGCAACCGGGATGGGGTTGCGGGGCGGgggtgtgtccccccccccccggccggggGGATATTGGGGTGCGGTACCGGCTTGTTGGGGGCGTTGGATGCGGTCGGGGGGGTCTCCCCCGGCCCGGGCTGCGCTGAATCTGCCGTCATGCGGCGGGCGCGGCTCCATCCCGGGGGATCGGGGGAACTGGGGGGAGCGATcgggggtccgggggggtcGGGCAGCATTTAGCCCCCGCGTCCCCGGCCATGGGGACAAAGACCGGACAATgccgggccccgccgggagccctcgggcggggggggggggcagcactgaccctccccaccccatccctgtccccatccccatcgcATCCCATTCACATCCCATccctatccccatccccatccccattgcatccccatccccacccccattGCATCCCCATCTATCCCCactgcatccccatccccattgcatccccatccccactgcatccccatccccattgcatccccatccccatccatccccacccccattgcatccccatccatccccactgcatccccatccccattgcatccccatccccactgcatccccatccccattgcatccccatcccatccccatccccattgcATCCCATCACAATCCCATccctatccccatcccatctccattgcatccccatccctatccccatccccatccccattgcatccccatccccatccatccccacccccattgcatccccatccatccccactgcatccccatccccattgcatccccatccccactgcatccccatccccattgcATCCCATCACAATCCCATccctatccccatcccatctccattgcatccccatccctatccccatccccatccccattgcatccccatcccatccccatccccattgcATCCCATTCACATCCCATccctatccccatccccatcccatccccatcccatcgccatcccatcccatcccacgGGCAGGGCAATGGGGGGCAGCTCCTCGCGCAGCCCCTCCCGATGCTCCTCGCCCAAACCGCTCCCAGGCTgggaggctggggctgagccctggaCCTGAAGCCTCAAACCCACACCCCCAAATCCGCACCCCAAATCCACACCCCAAACCTGCCTCTCCCAAACCTGCCCCTCAAAAATCCCGGCCTCTAAACCGGCACCTCAACCCCACCCAGGGGTGGGGGCTCCCAGTGCCGTGTCCCCgggcaggggtgtccccagccacccctggATGTGGGGTGTGAGGTGGGTGCCACCCTGGGCGTTCCTGCAGCGTTCCTGCCCTCCGGCCCTGGTGCCGCTTCCCATGGCCGCCCTGCCCGTGGGCCGGGGCGTGGGGCGGGCGCTggccctggggggtccctgcatggggggggtccctgctgggggtgcaggggacccCAGCGCTCACCCCACTGGGTCCCTGCCACAGCTGCACGTTTGTCCAAAGGCCGTGCCACGCGTGTGCACGCATGTGCATGCAgcatacgtgtgtgtgtgtgtgcacgtgtgcgTGTGGGAGCAGCCGCTGTGCGGGGGGCGTGGGAGGGAcgtgggtgctgcagggggtCGGATGCTGCGCGTGGGGAGGGAGCGGGTCCCATGTGCCAGTGGCCCTGCGTGTGTCCCCATGTTTGTCCCCATGTTTGTCCCCATGTATGTCCCCATGCGTGCCCTGGCGTGTGCCCAGGAGCCGTGCGGGGGGGGCCGCGTGTGCGGCGCTGGCCTGGTGCTCCCTGGGGTGGGCTTGCTGTGgtcgggggtccccggggccgCTGCGCGCGGCCGGGTCGATGCGCGGGCGCTGGTGACAACACGCTGTTTGTTTAACGTCCCCCGGGACTCTGGGAGCCGCAGCCGGTCGGGGGGCTCAGATGTGGCTTCTGTCGGCGGTGGCTGCGCTCGGGCGACGCTGCAGTGCCGGGGCCGACCGcggtccctgtccccgtccccatccccagtgctgccGCCGGGCcatggggtgcatggggtgcagggctcccccagccctgccctgctctgcccaggcCACGGCGGCCCTGGCCAGGGTGGCacggtgcggtgcggtgcggcgGGCAGCGTGGTGCCAAAGGCCGGTGCGGTGGTGCGGCCGGTGCAGGGCAGCGCGCGGTGGGTGCCGTGGGCAGCACGGAGGATGGTGTGGCGTGGCGGGGCAGATGCTGCTTCTCCACCCGCGGATCTGCTGCAGCATCTGCCTTGCCGGAACTTTGCTGGATGGATCCAGGCCCCGCCAGCGGCCTCGGCCAGCCCCGGGGTGCCCTGCGCGGAGAGGGGGGGCTGTTGGGTGTCGGAGGAGCCGGGTCCCCAGGGCCCCGAGCCGTCGCATCCCCACAGGGTGTGCCCGCGGCGGCCCACGGCCTGGGATCCAGCACCGCAGagcccccggggcagcccgtgaggggggacatgggggtcccATGGGCCAGTGACCGTGGCGGTGCTGGAATGTGGGCTGCGGGAGTGtagctgcagccctggccccgcccccccccccccccccccctgcttttttcttcccgCAGCCCTGGCCCCCCCTTTCCCCGTTGTGTCTAGACGCTTCGCAAATGCAGGTGCTGCCACGGCAGCCCCTCCCCGCAGGCTGCAGATCCCCAGCGCTGCTGCGGGCCGTGGCGCTCGGCcgtccctgcccagggaccccGGGGTCCAGAGCTcagacccccccccacccacatcaacccccagcccccccccccgggctcccccggcCAGGGCAGGtgaggggcaggagctggggcgaggctgggggggtggggggggctggTGGTGTGGGGtgccctgggctgcagtgacAGCCCCCCCCGAGCTTTGGGGGGGTCCCACAGACTGGCCACCGCCCCAcggaggggctgcagcagcccccaggctcttcCAGCCGCTGCAGCATCTCACCCCCCACCCTCGCAAACCAAAGCACCGCAgcgccgcggggctgggggtcctgggagggTGGGAACAGCttcgtgcctcagtttcccccccggccccgtgcAATGGGGCTGGTGCTTTGTACCGCCCGGTGTGTCCAGCAGCCGAACGTCCCAGcctgtcctgccctgctgcagcatgacACAGCAGCGTGGGGAGGGCGGCCGGAGCACCCCGGCATGGCGCAGGGCGGGGGCACTGGGCGGGCAGCCCTGGAGAGCAGGCTCAAGCAGCACCCACCCCCAGCTGCGCCGGAGCGGGGGGGGCCTGGCTCCGAGCAGTTCTGTCGGCGCTGAGaggtttggggtgctgggggggggtggggggggtggggaccTGTTCCTCTGCAGGCGCGGGAGCCCCCGGCTTTCGTCTTCACCCCATGGTGCTGAACCTCCCCCCCCGTGTCTGGTGGGTGCTCGGGAAGGGCCATGGACCCACCGGCGCTGCCCCATCTGCTGTCGCCATAGCAACAGGAGGCCATGCTCAGCCCGCATCCTTCATCCCTCATCCATCATCCCGCATCCATCACCCCGCATCCCTCATCCCGCATCTATCACCCCGCATCCCTCACCCGCCCTCCTGCAGCCCGTATCCTCCCTTCCTGCATCCCTCATTGTCCATCCTGCATCCCAGACCTGCAGCCTGTGTCCTCATCCTGCATCCCGCATCCCACTCCCCCCATCCTTCCGCCGCTTCCCACCCCTTGCTCCCCAACCCTCGCCCCCCGCCCAGCCCTCCCGGGGGTTTTTCCTCTCGTGGGGGGGTGTTATTTGCCGCCTGGCCAGCAGTGCGGGGGGATTTGCACCGTGGGGTCTTTGTCTCCCTCCGGAAGCGTGGCCGGCCATGGTGCGgcatgggcagagctgggcggtggggagggggaggcagacCCCGGGTCTGGGCAGgatttggggtgtggggggggtgtcccccagccggtgtggggtgcagggatgagggagcagtttggggtgggggctgggATGGCTCCTGGGGTGGGCAGGACATTGGTGGGGCCTTGGGGAGGGCGCTGGGTCCCACCGCTGCCTGGTGGGGCCTCTGTGCTGGAGTGGGGGGGTGCTGGAGCCCCCCAAAGGGCTCACGGAGGCAGAGGGATCCCAGGACGCTCGGGAGCTGCCGCGGGGcagctttgggtgggcagggacGCCGGCAGCGCTGGGGATCAATCGCTGccactgccctgggcagccgccgtccctgcggcaGGGAGGGATGAGCAggggggtgcagtggggtgaggggagaaggggacaccccccccccctccttttgcTGTGCTCCCCCCCATCTGTGCACACCCGTTGCACGCACACTCGTGCACACACGTGGCGCTGACGAAGGCGGCGCGGGGCTGTCGCGCTCGCGGCCGCCAGCCTGACCCACTGGGGTGGTGACGAgggggtccccgtccctgtgtccccccccccaccaccaccaccccatgCCTGCCTGTGCCGGCGCCGTGTGCATCCCCCGGCAAGGCgcgagggccggccgcaggcGCTGCGGCAAGgaggaggtttgggggggccggggccggcttgggggggactggggggggtgatggaggggcagagcagggctgggggtgctgccggggggggccggAGCTGGCCCTGCTGCGGGAGGGAGCGAAGCGGGAGATGGCTGGGAGAAGAAGACAAAAGCGAGACAAAGGGGGAAGGGAGCggagggctgagctgctgcagaggatggAAAtcaggcaggggctggcagggggctgggggggtgccgggggtccctgcctgcctgcgaCGGGGCCGGACGCCCACCCTGCGCTGGGGACGTCCCTTCTGGGAGGCTTTGGGGGggcaccagctctgccccctccttgggggggggggtgggggtggtgagggtcccccgggctgcagtcctgcaCAGGtgatggggtgctgggggggggggggggcagtgcaGGTGCCGTGGGGCGGGCTGTAgggagcacccaggggtgctgcccacctcccccccaccctgcaggCGCTGGAGGAGGTGAAGATGTCCGGCTCCATCGCCTCGTACGACCAGCTGGTGCGGCAGGTGGAGGCGCTGAAGAAGGAGAACAGCCACCTCCGGCGGGAGCTGGAGGACAACTCCAACCACCTCTCCAAGCTGGAGAATGAGACCTCGGACATGAAAGTGAGGACAGACCCGGGGGGGCACAGACCCCACGCTGGGGCTTTGGGAAGCCCCATTCCCCCCCGTACCGACGGCTCCATCCCTGTTTTAGGAGG from Pelecanus crispus isolate bPelCri1 chromosome 20, bPelCri1.pri, whole genome shotgun sequence encodes the following:
- the RPS15 gene encoding small ribosomal subunit protein uS19 — protein: MAEVEQKKKRTFRKFTYRGVDLDQLLDMSYEQLMQLYSARQRRRLNRGLRRKQHSLLKRLRKAKKEAPPMEKPEVVKTHLRDMIILPEMVGSMVGVYNGKTFNQVEIKPEMIGHYLGEFSITYKPVKHGRPGIGATHSSRFIPLK